Part of the Nitrosopumilus piranensis genome is shown below.
GTTGAAATTGCGTATTATCTACTCCATTCTATGGAGGGTAGTAAAGATGAGTGGCAGGAATTTGCATCTAGGGAAAAGATTCAAGCTGAAAATTTTCTTAAAGCTGCAACACAGGTTGGAGTCAAAAGAATAATCTATCTTGGAGGATTGGTTCATGAGGGCTCAGATTTATCTCCACATATGAAAAGTAGAAAACAAGTTGGACAAATTCTTGCATCTGGTGATATTCCAGTTACTGAACTGAGGGCATCTATAATTATTGGTGCAAAGGGTGGCTCATATGCAATGCTTCGATACTTGGTTGAACGATTAAGAATCATGGTTTGCCCCTCTTGGGTAAAATCTCTAGCACAACCAATAGCTGTTGATGATGTAGTACATTATTTGGCTGAATGTATTACAAAATCTGAAACAGTAGGAAAAATATTTGAAATTGGCGGTCCTGACAAAATGACCTATGAGGAGTTAATGCGTGTATATGCTGCATACCTTAACAAAAATTTGTTTGTTATTCAAATCCCATTTTTGACTACTAGATTGTCTTCTTATTGGGTTGATCTAATAACTCCAGTAAAAGCATCATTGGCTAGACCCTTGATTGATAGTCTGGTTCATGACACTGTGGTTACGGATGATTCAATAACAAAAATTATTCCACTTCGTTTGAAATCTGTTCGTGAGTCAATTGATATCGCAACAAAAGAGATGAAATCCTCCCCCCCTAAAATTGAATCCAAAACTGAAAAAACTAATTTTAAAATTAATCAAAAAATTATCCAAACCTCACTAATTGCACTTGGAATAATTGGCACCACCTACTATTGGTTAGATGACCGTGCAGATGTGTATGATCCACTATGGATACTTGCATCTGTTGTATGGTTTACTGTGATTGTTCTTTCAATTGTAACTATTAGAAACAAAACCAGGTTGGGAT
Proteins encoded:
- a CDS encoding NAD(P)H-binding protein gives rise to the protein MTSKAALQESPFSILVTGATGFIGSRLISELSSSGYTVKGLSRKKISDTKNVKYVQADVFDPKQLLHALDGVEIAYYLLHSMEGSKDEWQEFASREKIQAENFLKAATQVGVKRIIYLGGLVHEGSDLSPHMKSRKQVGQILASGDIPVTELRASIIIGAKGGSYAMLRYLVERLRIMVCPSWVKSLAQPIAVDDVVHYLAECITKSETVGKIFEIGGPDKMTYEELMRVYAAYLNKNLFVIQIPFLTTRLSSYWVDLITPVKASLARPLIDSLVHDTVVTDDSITKIIPLRLKSVRESIDIATKEMKSSPPKIESKTEKTNFKINQKIIQTSLIALGIIGTTYYWLDDRADVYDPLWILASVVWFTVIVLSIVTIRNKTRLGYMMAGVLSWVTLAFWLFDNYYVVFGISLIASTPNELITIRNFIGIAVASITVIASHNLFHKVMIYQAKGKPI